The following are encoded together in the Triticum dicoccoides isolate Atlit2015 ecotype Zavitan chromosome 6B, WEW_v2.0, whole genome shotgun sequence genome:
- the LOC119322119 gene encoding 3-isopropylmalate dehydratase large subunit, chloroplastic-like, whose protein sequence is MASISAAAKATSAAFAHKKELAAAVPPQQLARSRRARAGRVRAVATPTRAPRSPASTGSVKSPMTTTEKILARASERASLEPGENVWVDVDVLMTHDVCGPGTIGIFKQEFGEDAKVWDREKVVIIPDHYIFTSDERANRNVDILRDFCEEQKIKYFYDIKDLSDFRANPDYKGVCHIALAQEGHCRPGEVLLGTDSHTCNAGAFGQFATGIGNTDAGFVMGTGKALLKVPPTIRFILDGEMPPYLLAKDLILQIIGEISVSGATYRSMEFVGSTIESLTMEERMTLCNMVIEAGGKNGVVPADETTFKYLEGKTSVEYEPVYSDAQARFYSDYRFDVSKLEPVVAKPHSPDNRALARECKDVKIDRVYIGSCTGGKTEDFIAAAKVFLASGQKVKVPTFLVPATQKVWMDVYSLPVPGSGGKTCSQIFEEAGCDTPASPNCGACLGGPRDTYARMNEPTVCVSTTNRNFPGRMGHKEGQIYLASPFTAAASALTGYVTDPRDFLS, encoded by the exons atggcctccatctccgccgccGCCAAGGCCACCTCCGCCGCCTTCGCGCACAAG AAGGAGCTCGCCGCGGCggtgccgccgcagcagctcgcgAGGAGCCGGCGCGCGCGGGCCGGGCGCGTTCGCGCGGTTGCGACGCCGACCCGCGCGCCGCGCTCCCCCGCGTCCACCGGCTCGGTGAAGAGCCCTATGACGACGACGGAGAAGATCCTGGCGCGGGCGTCGGAGCGCGCGAGCCTCGAGCCCGGGGAGAACGTGTGGGTGGACGTGGACGTGCTCATGACGCACGACGTCTGCGGGCCCGGCACCATCGGGATCTTCAAGCAGGAGTTCGGGGAGGACGCCAAGGTGTGGGACCGCGAGAAggtcgtcatcatccccgaccactACATCTTCACCAGCGACGAGCGggccaaccggaatgtcgacatccTCAGGGACTTCTGCGAGGAGCAGAAGATTAAGTACTTTTACGACATCAAGGACCTCAGCGACTTCAGA GCAAATCCGGACTACAAAGGTGTTTGCCACATTGCGCTCGCCCAAGAAGGTCACTGCCGACCAGGCGAG GTTCTCCTTGGTACTGATTCTCATACCTGCAATGCTGGAGCCTTTGGTCAGTTTGCAACTGGAATCGGGAACACTGATGCAGGTTTTGTGATGGGAACGGGAAAGGCTCTTCTCAAG GTGCCCCCAACCATCAGGTTCATATTAGATGGAGAAATGCCACCTTATTTACTCGCTAAGGATCTGATTTTACAA ATTATTGGCGAGATATCTGTATCTGGTGCAACATACAGATCGATGGAGTTTGTTGGATCAACAATAGAAAGTCTAACT ATGGAAGAACGAATGACACTGTGCAACATGGTTATCGAAGCTGGTGGAAAGAATGGTGTTGTGCCTGCTGATGAAACTACATTTAAGTACCTTGAG GGAAAGACATCTGTTGAATATGAACCTGTCTATAGTGATGCTCAGGCCAG ATTTTACAGCGACTACCGGTTTGATGTATCTAAACTGGAGCCAGTAGTTGCCAAG CCACATTCCCCTGACAACCGTGCTCTAGCAAGAGAATGCAAAGATGTCAAGATTGACCGAGTCTATATTGGTTCTTGCACTGGTGGCAAGACTGAGGACTTCATTGCTGCTGCAAAGGTGTTCTTAGCTTCG GGCCAGAAGGTTAAGGTTCCCACTTTTCTCGTCCCTGCGACGCAAAAG GTGTGGATGGATGTGTATAGCCTGCCCGTACCAGGATCTGGTGGCAAAACATGCTCCCAGATATTTGAAGAGGCTGGTTGTGATACACCAGCTAGTCCCAATTGTGGTGCTTGTTTGGGTGGTCCTCGTGATACATATGCACGGATGAATGAACCTACG GTCTGTGTATCAACGACGAACAGGAACTTTCCGGGCAGGATGGGCCACAAGGAAGGGCAGATCTACCTGGCTTCTCCCTTCACCGCAGCGGCCTCAGCGTTGACGGGATATGTCACGGACCCTAGGGACTTCCTGTCTTAG